The DNA segment TTTTACTTATATCAGTAACTTTTACTTTAGATGCTTCATATTTACCACCAGCCCCCATGTTGCTGATTATTTTAACTTTTTGCCGCCTTGCTGACATGATTAAATTTAGTTTTGGGGTAATACTATCTATACAGTCCAATACATAATCATAATCTTTAGTAACTAGTTCATAAGCACGTTCTGGCGAAAGAAACTCTTTAATTCTTATCAGTTTTAACTCAGGATTTATATCCATTAGCCTATCGCCTACAATATCTACTTTTGGTTTATTTACTGTAGAGTGTAATGCTGGCAACTGCCTGTTAATATTGGTTATATCTACTATATCGCCATCTACAATAGTCATACTGCCTACTCCTGCTCTAGCGATAAATTCGGCTGCAAACGAGCCTACACCCCCCATCCCTACTACTAACACATGGGCATTTTTTAATCTTTCAAGTCCTTCTTTTTTAAACAAAAGCTCGGCACGCTCTGTCCATTCAGCCATTCCTAAAAACCGTTTTAAAGTTGTTATTTATTATATTTTTAATATTCTCTATATCTGTATTTCTTGCCGTTGCTGCCTTTTTATACACTTCGCCTATACCTTCTTCAATAGTATCAGTTTCTAAGAAAAAACGATTTTCAGGTACTTGAGCTAGCACTTCTAAAAGTTCAGGGTTTCGCAACAGGTATTTACCAAATGATAAGTAAAAGCCATTATCTAATAACTGTTTTGCTACTTGTGCATTTTTAGAAAAGCCATGTACGATAATTGGTACATTGGGCTGTATCTTATTTTTTATGGCAATCAATTCCTGAAATGCAGCAACGATGTGCAAAATTACAGGTTTATTGTATTTTTTTGCTAATAGCAATTGCTTTTCAAAAATAGCTTCCTGAATTTCGAGAGATATCTCGATACGTTTATCTAAACCACACTCGCCCAGCGCCAAGCAATTATCCATTTACAATCGCTGTTCTATAATTGCTAAATTCTCTTCTACCTTTTCCTCATCAATATACCAAGGGTGTATTCCTGTAGAAAAATAAGGTACATCAATAGCCTCATACGGGTAGCGATTTACTACCTCTAAAATATTGGGGGTATTAGTAAAGTTATGGGTATGGAGGTTGTAGAGCATCTTCGCTATGAAATTCGATAAATCACTTACGAAATTACCCCACTACCTATAAGCTCATCGGCGATATACCAAGCAGCAAACTGTCCTTCGGTAATAGCACTTTGAGGCTCATCAAAAGAGATATACATACCGTTATCAAACTTATGAAGCGTTGCTTTTTGTAAGTCCTGACGGTAACGAATACGTACCATGACTTCCATAGTTTCACCATCTTTCAATGCTAAATCTTCACGAATCCAATGCACTTCATTCTTTTGAATAAACAATGCCTTACGGAATAAACCTGGGTGAGCATTACCTTGCCCTGTATATATAGCATTACTAACTACATCAGTAGCAATAATAAAAAGTGCCTCTTTAGTTCCGCCTACATTAAGCCCTTTACGCTGCCCAGTGGTAAAATAATGTGCCCCTTGATGCTTACCAACAGGTTTACCCATTTCGGGAGTATAAACCGTTTTTTTAGCTTCATAGGCTAACTGCTCTTTTACTGATGTAAATTGAGGTGTATCTGTATTATAAATAGCAGCATCGGCGGCTATTTCATATATAATTCCTTCTTTAGGTTGAAGTTGTTGTTGTAAAAAATCAGGCAAGCGTACTTTACCAATAAAACAAAGTCCTTGCGAGTCTTTTTTATCCGCAGTAACTAGTTCCATCTTTGCTGCAATTTCACGCACCTGTGGTTTAGTCAACTCTCCTATTGGGAATAATGCTTTACTCAACTGCTCTTGCGATAGTTGGCATAAAAAATACGATTGATCTTTATTGCCATCTGCTCCTGCTAAAAGCTGATATACTTCTTCTCCATCTTTCTCTATTGTTCCTTTACGGCAATAGTGTCCTGTAGCCACATAATCAGCACCAAGGCTGAGGGCTATTTTCATAAATACATCAAACTTTATTTCGCGATTACAAAGCACATCAGGATTAGGTGTCCTGCCTTTTTCATATTCGTTAAACATATAGTCAACGATACGTTCTTTATATTGCTCACTCAAATCGACTGTTTGGAATGGTATGCCTAGTTTTTCGGCAACCAACAGTGCATCATTACTATCTTCTAGCCATGGGCATTCATCAGATATGGTAACCGAATCGTCATGCCAGTTTTTCATAAACAAGCCAATAACTTCATAGCCTTGCTCTTTAAGCAAATAGGCTGCTACACTCGAATCTACCCCTCCTGATAATCCTACTACTACACGCTTCATTGTTATTCTTTCTAAAAATTGCTGCAAAGGTACGGCAATTTTCAATATTACTCCCTTATCCTTTTTAGTTCTATTTTCAGATTGGTTTTATCTTCTTCTTTTACTAGTTTACCATTTTCAAAATATTCCCAAACACCTGTTTTTATATTGTTTTTAAATTCACCTTTGCTAGATATTTCGCCTGTTGCATCTCTAAAAATAGCCATACCATGTAGCACATCATTTTTATATGTAGACTCTTCAAGTAACGTACCGTCTTCTGTATATTTTTTATATACACCATTTTTAAGTCCATCTTTGTACTGGGCTTCTTCGGCAATATTTCCGTTAGGGAAATATACTTTTCGCATTCCTGTTAGCTTTCCTTTGCTATATTGTTCTATAGAAAGTATCGCTTCTTTACCAGGATGATAAAACTTCCACTCACCTTCACGAAGCCTGTTTACCTCTTTACCTTCACTTAGTTTTTTACCTTTCTCATCATAAAATATAGTATATGATACTCCGTTACCTGCACTAAAATCGCGTGTGGCAATCAAGGTACTATTTTTATCGTTTTGATAAAATTTAAATACACCTGTCTCTTTACCATGATTAAATGCACCCTCATATCGTGGTAGCTTGGTTGTATCATAAACATCACCCCATTTACCGTGACGCTTGCCTTTATCGTCAAACTTATTATCTTGTGCCCATGTACTAACAGTAGTTATGAGGAAAGCTAGTAGTACTGCAAATTTTATCTTCATATTAAAAATTATATACTTTTTTATTATATCCCTAAATATAGTTTATTTATTATAACGCAAAATATATGCCCAATCAAAAAAGCACTCCGAAGAGTGCTTTTTAAAATTATTTTTTGCCTTGTTTTGTTTTCTGCTGCTCTTGTGCTTGTTCCATCATGGCTTGCATTTTCTGCTGAAACTTGCCTTGCTTTTTCGGCTTGGCTTTATGTTCCTGAATCATAGCGTGTACTTTATCTTCTTTTACAATGTAATTTTTAATTACAAACATAATACCTATAGTAATAAGGTTAGATATAAAGTAGTACAAACTTAACCCTGATGCATAGTTATTAAAGAATATAAGCATCATTACTGGAGATATGTATATCATTACCTTCATAATCTTACCCATATCTGGCATACCTTCTTGCGGTGGCTGAGCCATACTCTGGTCGCCCGTTGTCATTTTCATATAGAAGAATATTGCTAGCGAGGCTAATATTGGAAATAAACTTACGTGGTTACCATAAAATGGGATATAAAAATCTAAATGTATAACAGAATCATAAGATGATAAATCATCTGCCCAAAGGAAGCTTTTTTGTCTCAATTCAAAATATGATGGGAAGAATTGGAAAAGTGCATAGAATACAGGAATTTGCATTAGGGCTGGTAAACATCCTGCCATAGGACTCACACCTGCCTTATTGTACAGCTTCATTGTTTCCTGCTGCTTTTTCATTGGGTCTTTCTTATACTTCTCGTTAAGCTCTGTGATTTCAGGACGAATTACCTTCATCTTAGCTTGAGATAAATATGACTTATAAGTAACTGGCGACATTACAAGCCTTATTAGTATAGTAAAGATTATAATCGCTATACCATAAGGTATAAAACCACTTAATAACCCAAATAGAGGTATAAAAACATAACGGTTTATCCAACCAAAAATACCCCAGCCTAATGGCATTACCTCGTCTAGGTTTTTATCATAACTATTTAATATCTTATAGTCTGAAGGACCATAGTACCAGTTCATGTTATAGCTCAACTCACCGCCTTTAAACTCTAATGGTATTTTAGTAGAGAAACTTTTTGTAAATAATGTATCTACTTCTTCATCCTTAACTAAGTTTTCCGATTTCATATCGACAGTCTTAAAAGGAGTATCTGTCAATAGTATAGAAGTAAAGAAGTGTTGTTTATAAGCAACATAAGTAACTTCTTCGGCAGTTTCTGCCTCATTACTACCTTGCCCTAAATCATCATCTTTACCATCTTCATATTCATAAACCAAATCAGTATATCTATTTT comes from the Flavobacterium arcticum genome and includes:
- the yidC gene encoding membrane protein insertase YidC, whose translation is MEEKKLDVKTLLGFGLIGALLIWMIYNQTANTEAQLQEEEKKEQIDKSSQQQLTETNAAIVEKDTTVSDSVTLSQYKSSLGAFAYSATLPSAKDNITEITNELLSLSIANKGGYIKTATLNNFEQFHKNSNEIVSLIKDNNANLNLQIQTKDNRILNTRDLYFEPVVSKEGENQVLTMRLKAGPQQYLEYRYVLKPNHYMMDFSIRTQGLADIVNTSKPMDLEWQLKAYRNEKSVTYENRYTDLVYEYEDGKDDDLGQGSNEAETAEEVTYVAYKQHFFTSILLTDTPFKTVDMKSENLVKDEEVDTLFTKSFSTKIPLEFKGGELSYNMNWYYGPSDYKILNSYDKNLDEVMPLGWGIFGWINRYVFIPLFGLLSGFIPYGIAIIIFTILIRLVMSPVTYKSYLSQAKMKVIRPEITELNEKYKKDPMKKQQETMKLYNKAGVSPMAGCLPALMQIPVFYALFQFFPSYFELRQKSFLWADDLSSYDSVIHLDFYIPFYGNHVSLFPILASLAIFFYMKMTTGDQSMAQPPQEGMPDMGKIMKVMIYISPVMMLIFFNNYASGLSLYYFISNLITIGIMFVIKNYIVKEDKVHAMIQEHKAKPKKQGKFQQKMQAMMEQAQEQQKTKQGKK
- a CDS encoding tRNA threonylcarbamoyladenosine dehydratase → MAEWTERAELLFKKEGLERLKNAHVLVVGMGGVGSFAAEFIARAGVGSMTIVDGDIVDITNINRQLPALHSTVNKPKVDIVGDRLMDINPELKLIRIKEFLSPERAYELVTKDYDYVLDCIDSITPKLNLIMSARRQKVKIISNMGAGGKYEASKVKVTDISKTEYCPLAKIIRKRLRREGISRGVKVVFSVESPDETSIKTTDGTNYKKSFYGTNSWMPALFGLHAAETVVKYIINKNSNILA
- a CDS encoding TatD family hydrolase, with protein sequence MDNCLALGECGLDKRIEISLEIQEAIFEKQLLLAKKYNKPVILHIVAAFQELIAIKNKIQPNVPIIVHGFSKNAQVAKQLLDNGFYLSFGKYLLRNPELLEVLAQVPENRFFLETDTIEEGIGEVYKKAATARNTDIENIKNIINNNFKTVFRNG
- the mnmA gene encoding tRNA 2-thiouridine(34) synthase MnmA, whose amino-acid sequence is MQQFLERITMKRVVVGLSGGVDSSVAAYLLKEQGYEVIGLFMKNWHDDSVTISDECPWLEDSNDALLVAEKLGIPFQTVDLSEQYKERIVDYMFNEYEKGRTPNPDVLCNREIKFDVFMKIALSLGADYVATGHYCRKGTIEKDGEEVYQLLAGADGNKDQSYFLCQLSQEQLSKALFPIGELTKPQVREIAAKMELVTADKKDSQGLCFIGKVRLPDFLQQQLQPKEGIIYEIAADAAIYNTDTPQFTSVKEQLAYEAKKTVYTPEMGKPVGKHQGAHYFTTGQRKGLNVGGTKEALFIIATDVVSNAIYTGQGNAHPGLFRKALFIQKNEVHWIREDLALKDGETMEVMVRIRYRQDLQKATLHKFDNGMYISFDEPQSAITEGQFAAWYIADELIGSGVIS
- a CDS encoding toxin-antitoxin system YwqK family antitoxin; its protein translation is MKIKFAVLLAFLITTVSTWAQDNKFDDKGKRHGKWGDVYDTTKLPRYEGAFNHGKETGVFKFYQNDKNSTLIATRDFSAGNGVSYTIFYDEKGKKLSEGKEVNRLREGEWKFYHPGKEAILSIEQYSKGKLTGMRKVYFPNGNIAEEAQYKDGLKNGVYKKYTEDGTLLEESTYKNDVLHGMAIFRDATGEISSKGEFKNNIKTGVWEYFENGKLVKEEDKTNLKIELKRIRE